The Candidatus Wallbacteria bacterium DNA window CAAGCATTACAACTGGTATGCTCCGGACAGTAAAAATCCAAGAAAATTCGAGCGCCTGATCATGGTAGATACCAGGCGGCTGGAAGGGATTCAGTTTTTTCTATCGGATAATGCTGAAATCCTGGTTTTGGATCATCATCTGGAGAATGGACTGGGAGGTCTGGAAAAGGATGGTTTCAGATTC harbors:
- a CDS encoding DHH family phosphoesterase; this translates as MKTLIASHPHADFDALASMVAASKLFPDSELYLPNTASIKVRQFLNLHLKHYNWYAPDSKNPRKFERLIMVDTRRLEGIQFFLSDNAEILVLDHHLENGLGGLEKDGFRF